One Clostridium estertheticum DNA segment encodes these proteins:
- a CDS encoding putative bifunctional diguanylate cyclase/phosphodiesterase: MNGKKIDLNKFAKKELKINAEGINIDWLFQDDFGLKKMPLKVTLVYALIGGLWILFSDRILNLLIESKSLMVRIQTIKGWAYVLISSFIIYYLISEFTKKSKAWSHTIKENYQEIQATYEQLIAAEEELRAQFDELNEKQAIIEKSEERYKLALEGSNDAIFEIDLITKEFFSSDKISDITGYDKDAITSLNDLINLVAKEDRKIALDDFNDHISGRTLYYQSSLKIMFNGGGDKWVLVRGKCLRNKKGVATKVSGSVTDITGKKHFEDKINKLKYYDILTDIPNRRLFINTLENEIIKGMDKVVKHAVLFIDLDNFKEINDTLGHDYGDELLKNVAISLKASIRQGDIVSRVGGDEFFILMKNIEDYTVISNLCEKLLCILNCEINVAGKQVYTSASIGITVFPDDGNETNILLKNADTAMYSAKYNGKAKYSYFNKNMSDIVVRRVEIEKGLRHALENDEFEIYYQPQIDIINNKIKGFEALLRWNNSELGRISPAEFIPVAEKSGLIIPMGDWIIKTTFLQNNLWKSKGYIYDTIAINLSAVQLQNDKFEENLKRIITETEVNPRFVELEITESILMKDFEKSVKLLTEIRNLGINIALDDFGTGYSSLSYLKQLPINTLKIDKSFIDNIVTNEREKAIVDGIIQLAQKIDLDVIAEGVETKEQIKLLQGMGCNQIQGYYFSKPLPPDEIEEKFLKTNWIEPYN, encoded by the coding sequence GTGAATGGAAAAAAAATTGACTTAAATAAATTCGCAAAAAAAGAATTAAAGATTAATGCTGAGGGGATTAATATTGATTGGTTATTTCAAGATGATTTTGGACTTAAAAAGATGCCACTTAAAGTAACTTTGGTTTATGCCTTAATTGGTGGACTTTGGATATTATTTTCAGATAGAATTTTAAACCTTCTAATTGAAAGTAAATCTTTAATGGTACGGATACAAACCATCAAAGGATGGGCTTATGTTTTAATATCATCTTTTATAATATATTATTTAATTAGTGAATTTACTAAGAAAAGTAAGGCTTGGTCTCATACAATAAAAGAAAATTATCAAGAAATTCAAGCTACCTATGAGCAATTAATAGCTGCAGAAGAGGAGCTTCGGGCACAATTTGATGAATTAAATGAAAAACAAGCAATAATTGAAAAAAGTGAAGAAAGATATAAATTGGCTTTGGAAGGTTCAAATGACGCTATATTTGAAATTGACCTTATAACTAAAGAATTTTTTTCTTCAGATAAAATTAGTGATATTACGGGGTATGATAAAGATGCTATAACCTCATTAAATGATTTGATAAACCTAGTTGCGAAGGAAGATAGAAAAATTGCATTAGATGATTTTAATGATCATATTAGTGGTAGAACATTATATTATCAAAGCAGTCTTAAAATTATGTTTAATGGAGGCGGAGACAAATGGGTTTTAGTCAGAGGGAAGTGTCTGAGAAATAAAAAGGGCGTAGCAACTAAAGTTTCTGGCTCTGTTACAGACATTACTGGAAAAAAGCATTTTGAAGATAAAATTAATAAATTGAAGTACTATGATATATTAACGGACATACCTAACAGGAGACTGTTTATTAATACCCTGGAGAACGAGATTATTAAGGGGATGGATAAAGTCGTTAAGCATGCTGTATTGTTTATTGATTTAGATAATTTTAAAGAAATTAATGATACACTAGGTCATGATTATGGTGATGAATTACTGAAAAATGTTGCAATATCTCTAAAGGCTTCTATTAGACAAGGTGATATTGTTTCAAGAGTAGGTGGAGACGAATTTTTTATTTTAATGAAAAATATTGAGGATTACACAGTCATTAGTAACTTGTGTGAAAAATTATTATGCATACTAAACTGTGAAATAAATGTAGCTGGTAAACAAGTATATACTTCAGCAAGTATTGGAATTACTGTTTTCCCAGATGATGGTAATGAAACTAATATACTATTAAAAAATGCCGATACTGCAATGTACAGTGCAAAATACAATGGTAAAGCTAAATATTCTTACTTTAATAAGAATATGAGTGATATAGTGGTAAGAAGAGTTGAAATAGAAAAAGGCTTAAGGCATGCACTTGAAAATGATGAGTTTGAAATCTATTATCAACCACAGATAGACATTATAAACAATAAAATAAAAGGTTTTGAAGCACTTTTAAGGTGGAACAATTCCGAGCTAGGAAGAATATCACCCGCAGAGTTCATACCTGTGGCAGAGAAAAGTGGATTAATAATTCCTATGGGTGATTGGATTATAAAAACTACATTCCTACAAAATAATTTGTGGAAAAGCAAAGGATATATATATGATACTATTGCAATAAACTTATCTGCAGTTCAACTGCAAAATGACAAATTTGAAGAAAATCTAAAAAGGATTATAACTGAAACAGAGGTTAATCCGAGGTTTGTGGAGCTGGAAATTACGGAAAGTATTCTAATGAAGGATTTCGAAAAGAGTGTTAAGCTACTTACGGAGATTAGAAACTTGGGGATAAATATTGCCTTAGATGACTTTGGTACAGGATACTCTTCGCTTAGTTATTTAAAACAGCTACCTATAAATACATTGAAAATAGATAAGTCCTTTATAGATAATATTGTTACAAATGA